In Prochlorococcus marinus XMU1404, the sequence TAAAAAGATATGATGAGAAAAATTAATTTGAAGTATCAAAACCTGACCCAACTAAATCTTTAGTTGTGTTTGAGGGCCTGAAATTTTTTGACCAAATACTTTTTGTTTTTGAGAAAAGTTGATTTTTATTAATTTTCCAAAATTTTAAAATTTTTTCGATATCTTCTTTAATTTCAACCTCACCAGGAAAATTTGTATATCGATTTATTAATCTAGCTAAATTAATAAAATCGAGATTTTCTGGATCTTTTTTAGAGATGAGAGAATCTATAATAATTTTGTCTGTTGCGTGTAATGGATGAGTTTGCTCTTTACTCATAAATAATTACTGAATCATTTATAAAATTAGCTCACATATTTAAAAATGAAACATTATCTTAATCATATTGGCAAAATAAAATGAAAAATTTAAAGTTTAAAGTCATATCTAAATACCTTAGACCATACAAAAAAGAATTTTTATATGGAGCTTTAGCCCTCTTAGTAGTAAATGTATTAAGCGTTGTAATACCTCTAGAAGTAAAAAACATAATTGACCAATTACAAACCGGTTTTTCTTCGAATTTTGTAATTTCTAAATCACTATGGTTAGTTTTATTAGCAACTTGCATGGGTTTAATTAGACTTTTTTCTAGGCAAATTGTATTTGGGATAGGTAGAAAGGTTGAGGTTAATCTACGTCAAAAACTTTTTGATCATTTGCTTATTCAAGATCCTGAATGGATACAAAAAAAAGGTAGCGGGGACATTATTAGCAGAGCGACAAGTGATGTTGAAAACATAAGAAGGCTATTGGGTTTTACGGTTTTAAGTTTATGTAACATCGTTTTAGCTTATTCCTTTACTATTCCATCGATGTTTTCGATAAACAAAAAATTAACAATATCCGCTCTATTGATATTCCCATTAATACTTGGAATTGTTAGCTTATTCGGAGGCAAAATGGTTAATCAAAGAAAAGCTCAACAAGAGTCATTATCCAAACTTAGTGATCTGATACAAGAAGATCTTTCTGGTATAAGTGCAATTAAAATTTATGCACAAGAAATTGCTGAGAAGAAAGAATTTGATAGATATAATGATGCATATCAAAATTCGGCGATAAAGCTTGCAAGAACAGCAAGTACACTTTTCCCATTGCTTCAAGGTATATCCTCAATTTCTCTATTGATTTTATTAGGATTAGGAACTTATCAACTAAATGGTGGATTTATTACAATAGGAGGTCTAGTAGCCTTAATTCTTTATGTAGAAAGGCTTGTTTTCCCTACAGCTCTTTTAGGGTTTACTTTAAATACTTTTCAACTCGGTCAAGTAAGTTTAGATCGTGTAGAAGAAATTTTTCAAAACAATCCAAGTATTGTAGATGGAGCAAAAACCAAATTTTTAAAAAGAAAAATAAAAGGTATATTAGAAGCAAAAGAATTAACCATAAAATATCCAGGTGCAACATTTAATTCACTAAATGGTCTCAATTTTAAAATTTATCCTGGAGAACTTGTTGCGATAGTTGGGCCTGTAGGTTGCGGCAAAACAACATTAGCAAAGTCTCTTGGAAGAACTATTGATATTCCAAATGGTCAATTGTATTTAGATAAGATTGATGTGAAAAACATTAAATTAAGCGACCTAAGAAAAAATATTGCAATTGTTCCTCAAGAAGCATTCTTATTTACTACCTCAATCTCAGAAAACCTGCGATTTGGAGAACCAAAAGCAACTCTAGGATTAGTAAAAAAAAGCGCAATGAAAGCAGGTTTAATCGATGACATCAATAGTTTTCCTCAAAAATTTAAAACAATTGTTGGAGAGAGAGGTATCACACTAAGTGGAGGACAAAGGCAAAGAACAGCACTTGGAAGAGCATTACTAGTGAATTCTCCTATTGTCGTTCTTGATGATGCTTTAGCAAGTGTTGATAATAAAACTGCCGCAATAATAATAGAAGAAATGCGACAAACAAGTAATAAAACAATTTTAATGATTAGCCACCAATTATCTGTAGCTGCTACTTGTGACAGAATTTTAGTAATGGATAAAGGAGAAATAGTTCAAGAAGGTCATCATAAAGATTTAGTAAAATCGAAGGGTTTATACAAAAAACTTTGGGAAAGAGAACTGGCAACTAACATTGTTGAAAGCTAAAAGTTATTTTTTTACTTATGATATATAAATTTAAATTATGTTCGAATTTCTAAAAATTATTATGAATAATGAGGAGCCAACATTAAATAATGACGTTAGTTCAGTTCATAGAATATTAAAAACAGATTTTAAGAGTCATCCTAATCCTCAAGAAGATGAAATAATATTTGGATGTGGTTGTTTCTGGGGAGCTGAAAAATGTTTTTGGAAACTTCCAGGAGTAATTACAACTTCAGTAGGGTATGCTGGTGGGGATAAAAGCAACCCAACATATTATGAAATATGTACCGGTTTAACTGGTCATTCAGAAGTTGTAAGAGTAATTTGGGATAAAAGTAAAATAGACATAAGTGATCTATTAAAAATGTTTTGGGAATGTCATGACCCTACCCAAAAAAACAGACAAGGTAATGATATAGGAACCCAATATAGGTCATCGATATATTATAAAAATGAAAATAATAAAAAAATAATATTAGCCAGTAAAGAACAATACCAAAAAGAACTAAATAAAAATAATTTTGGATTAATTGAAACAGAAATAAAAAAGATTGATACCTATTATTACGCAGAACAATATCATCAACAATATCTTGCTTCAGAAGGGAGCAGACAGTATTGTTCGGCTGCACCAACAAAAGTTAAATTAGGATATTTTCTTGGAAGTAATTACAAATTAAAAGATGATATTTGGGAAAACTTTAATTGGGAAGTTGATCATTGTGTATTGAGATCTAATAACAATCCTATAAAGAACAACAAATAAATCCCTCTAATCTTTATAGTAATAAAACGGGGCGTAGCGCAGTTTGGTAGCGCACCACTTTGGGGTAGTGGGGGTCGTGGGTTCAAATCCCGCCGTTCCGATCAATTATCTTCATCATTTATAAGAGATTTATATAGCTTATAAGAACTTATTCCCACAGCTATGAAAGTAAATGATGAAAAAAAAGCTAAAACTATTATGGTAAGGTTTGAAACTTCAACTTCACCTAGCTGGAAAGATATAAAAATATTCATAAAATACTTTTTTTAAACCATATCATAATTGGAAAAAATTTTTTAAAACGAATTATAAATTCAAAAGAATTACGACACCAAATACAATCCTATAAACAATAAATAATTTCAAACCATTTGAAGAAAAATACCTTAGCAGAAAATTGATCGCAAACAACGAAGATACAAATGTAGTAATAAGACCAACAATTAGTGGATAAAAACTTAAAGAATTCAATTCATTAAAAGAAGAAAAGAACTCAACAATAGCCGCAAAAGAGATGGCTGGTATGCCTAGAAGAAAGGAGTATTTGGCAGCATCACCTCGTTCCCAACCTGAGACAAGAGCGGTAGAAATAGTAATGCCAGATCTTGAGACACCTGGGAAAATGGCAAAGGCTTGCGAGAGACCTACAAGAAAACTATCTGAGTATCCATGATTTTTTAAATTAATTGAACCCTTTTTTGAAATATCTGCTATGTACATGAAAATAGCCATCAGGAAGGAAACTAATGCTATTGATAGATTTGAATAAAAAAAATTATCAAAAAAATAAGGAAAAAATACTTTTATAGTTCCGCCAAGCATCATAATTGGGATAGTGCCAATCAAAATTGATTTAAATAAATTTTTACGTACTAAATATTCAAAAGATATTTTTGAATATTTCCTTCTTAAACTAAAAATATCATTCTTAAAATACCAAAAAAGAGCCAAAACACTTCCAAACTGAATAATTGCCGACAAAGAGGGGCCTGGATCCTCAATCCTCAAAAAAAGTGATATAACTTTTAAATGAGCTGTACTACTTACAGGAATAAATTCTGTTAAACCTTGAATTAAGCCATATAAAATAAATTTTAAATATTCCAAAAAATTTTTAACGACCTAATTAATTAATAGCAATTTAAGATATCCAATTTACATTTAATAAGTAAAAGCTAATATAAAAAAGCGAAAAAAAAACCTTTTTTAATAATATTTTTTCTTTTTTCTTTATTCTTTTCTGATCCTTTAAAAGCTAATTATTGGTTAATTATTGGAACTTATAGACAAGGACCAGGAGGTCGACCAGAGGTAAGTTGAATAACTAGTCCATCTTTACATTCTATTCCAATAAAAGACATTAATACATGTAATAAAGCAGGGGGGGAATTACAAATGATATATATAAGCCAGTTTGGCAATTTGATAGTAAATGGACCTGTGTATTTAGTGGTGATCAAAAATTAGTTTATCTTTTAACATCATGAGCACAGCCATCTCCCTTGTAATTTTCACTTTCATAGAAATCATTTTTTGTGCCAAAATAAACTGTAAGTAAAACGAAAGGCAAACTTAATATAAATAAAATAGTAGTTAAATCCATAATTGAGTAGTTAAAGAAATGAAGTTATTAAAATTCAAGGAAACCAGCAATTAATTAAACTCACCTTTAATAGTCTGTTGGACCTTTTATCCCAAGATAAAAGAAAGCTACTAAACCTAATAAAAGTAAGACTCCAGCAATAGCTGCAGAAGGAACAAATCCACCTACCGCGAAGGATGAAAAATGATACATCTCTAAATACTAAACTAGTTAGATAATATCAATAAAAAATATGTATTTGTTAAAAATTTTGACTCGAAGACAATTAAAATATTCTTTTTCTAAGCCACTAAAGTCGAATCTTCATTTCCTGATGAAACTCGTATTCTCTCTTCCAACTTAGGACCATATAATTCATTTCCCCATATCTCAACTCTTGAATTGTTTGGAGCCATAAAGGTGAGAATGTCAGTTGGAAATAAAACTCTCTCTAAAAAAAAGTTTGAGGGACCAATACATCTCAAAACAACCATTCTGTTACCCTCATTTTTGTAAGAAAACTCAACCATCCCAAAACAGCAAAATATAAGTAATTAAACATCATTTATAACTAAAAATAATGTATAAAAAATTACTGAAAAAAAAATAAATTCAGAAATTTCTCAGATTTAATCCAGCCTCAACTAAATTTCTTTCTTGATCAATTAATAACAACGCATAAGAATTTAATATGTCAAAACTTTTTTTTGGAATAGATACATTAAGCATTCTCAAGAAATTAGATAATTTTTCATCTTGAAGTGCATTTCCTTTCTTTAAAAACATTTCTTTTTCTTGATTGATCTTCCAAATATTCATATATTCAAATTTCAAAGGCTTAAATTGCCAAATATTGTCTATTAAGCTCCAAACATCTATATATTTATTTAAATTACTTTGAATCTTTAATCTGTAAGAAGATTCGGAAGGACTCAACTCTGGTAAATTCATATTTTGCTGATTAATATCAATAGATAAAGGTTCTATTCCCAAAAACCATCCCTCAATAACCAATAAATCAGGATTATCTAATCTCCAATGAGATCTATCTCCTAAGCCATTTCTCAAGGATTTATCAAAAACTGGCACATTTAATTCTCCGTTTAATTTCCAATTTAATAATTTTTCGTACATTAATTTAACTGAGTGACTTCCAGGAAAACCTCTTGAGACATTCCATGGATTATTATTAATAGCTAATTTCATTTCATCTGATGGGAGGTAAAAATCATCAATTGAAATAACAGCAATTTTGAAATTTAATTTTGACGATATTGCTTCCAGCCATTTACCTAATGTTGTTTTGCCTGTTCCAGGTAGAGCTGAGATCCCAATTATTTTTCGATCAGAAAAATTATGGTGAAATTTATAAGCCTGTGATAAAAGGGGCAATGCCAAACCCCAAATCCAATCATCATTTACCTTGTTTTTCCAATATTGATCAATTGAGAGAATATTTTTTTGATTATTCCAAAAATCAAACCATTCATCCAGGGATTCCCAACCAATATCAATAATTAATTTTTCAAAGTTATCAAGAGGAAAATTAATATCTAAATCTTTCATATATCTAAAAAAGTTTTCGCTTTTTAATCAATTTATTGATTTCATTTTTCCAACCATATCCATTTGGTTCAGAAGCTAAAGTAAATTCCAAATCTTTTAATTGATCTAGTAAATTTAAGTTAGGTCCATCTATTCCAGGAATAACAATTTTAATATCTGAGTTTAAAAGTAGAGGCAAATCATTTGGAGAATCGCCTAAACCTATAATTTCAATATTTTGAACATTTGCATATTCTTTAAGTGCATTTATTGCTTTACCTTTGTTCGATTTTGTAGATAATAAGTGACTCATTCTATTTCCCTTAAAAATATCAACATTGAATTTTTTACAACAGATATTAATTTTCTCTTCTAAATAACTTGGCGGATTTAAAAAAGGCATGCTCCAGTGCCTATCACGCATTAAGTTCAATGAGTTACCTTCTAAACCTGTAAGCTGTGTGGCTTCTTGATCAGTGAGATTATTAAGAGGAGTAAGTATATAATCGATTTCATTAGAAATAAAATTTAAGATTTCTTCAAGAGATTCGTATTTTATTCCAAGAATAATTTCACCATTTAGTCTTTTAAGAGATTCACCATATATTGCTGCACCATTTTCAACAATATAAGGATCCGTCAGGTTAAGTTCCTTTCTAATAACTTTTACTTCTGAAGCGGTTTTGCTTGTACAAAGAATTACGGGAATAGATAATTTTTGTAGTTTTTTAATAGTTTCTTTAGCAGGTGATAAATCATATGAGTGATCCATTAAAGTACCATCTACATCACTTACTACCCAAATAGAAGAATTTTCTATCATTTTTATAAAGCACTAAGCCAAATTACTTGAAAAGGATCAAGACTAATATTTTTGCAATTGTATTTAGTGGATGTTAAAAAATCATGGGTATTGAAATCATTATCAATTATTTTTGGTAGATCATTATCATTCAATTGATAATTAATTTTATTTTCAGTCATATTATGGATTGCAAAAACTGACTCAGGACCTTTACCTCTTTTGATTACAACAATATCACTTCTACCTTTAGACAAACATTTCATTTGTGAACAAGGGTGAAATTGCTTTAATTTTGATCTGACATCCATAGCATTGCGAAGATATTTTAAGTTTTTATTAGCATTAGATTCAGGATTATTTAAAACGGCTAAAAGATTTTCTGATTTAAACTTTTCTCTATTAAGGTCTCTTCTTTGACCTGTCATAGAAAAGCTCTTGATATCATTTTCTGAAGCTAGTAATGCTGGCAAATAAAATGCAGGAACCCCTTTGAGAGCCATTACTAATAATTGACTCAAAATAAATCTTTCATATTGAAATCTTTTAGCATCTCTACTGGAGTCTTCCATTGCACTCCACCAACTAATATTCAATTCATAAGGTTTATCATCACCATTTGATAAACGTCTATGACTTACTAATCCACCTCTTTTTTCACAATTTATTAATAAATCTTTAATTCTCTGCTCATTCATTAAACCCTCAAGAGCTCTTAGCCCAACGCCATCGTGCGATGCTGTGAAATTAAATAAAGTAGTATCTTTAGGTAATATGGGCCAATCAAAAATCCATGAGTTTAGAATATCCGCCCTTGAAGTAATAATTGCCTCTAGGAGAAGAGGAGGCAATGGGAAATTGTATGCCATATGGGCTTCATCATCAGGAATCAGATAAGATAGATTTTCCTTCTGGGGAACATTAGTTTCAGTTATTAAAACTCCCTCATCAAGAAGATTATTTAAAAGAACTCTTAAGAGTTTCACAATAGAATGTGCTTTCGGCAAATGTAAGCATGTTGTCCCTGATTCCTTCCAAATAAAACCTACAGCATCAAGCCTTAACCATTTAATCCCATTAGATAAATAAGTAATAATTAAATTTAAGAACTCAAGAGTCATTTTTGGATTATGCCAATTCAAATCAATTTGATCTGGACCAAAAGTTGTCCAAACTTGCTTAGGGCCATCTTCAGTATTTATTTGAGAAAACAAGGAGGAACTTCTTGGTCTAACTACATTTGACCAGTCAAGATTTTGTTTTGGTGAAAAAACATTTGATATACCCGGTTCTTGGCATTTAATAAATTGTTGAACCCATGGATGAGATGATGAAACATGGTTTAGTACTAAATCAGCCATCAAATCATGATTTTTAGAAATACTTTTAAGATCATTCCAACCACCAAATTTTTCTTCTAAGGAATCATAACTTGAGACTGCAAAACCTCCATCACTTGTAGATTTCAAAAAAGGAAGAATATGTAAAACTTTAGAAAGACTGCCAAAATGTTTACATAACAACTCATTAAGAGTTGTTAATGTTGCTTCGCCATTTTTATAAATACTATCTGCATAAGTTATCAAAACCGAATGAGATTCATTCCACCTTTCCTTATCTCTTTTTTCTTCATAAGCAGATTTCTCTGAGAAATTATCTAAAATCTGTAATAATTGATTTGAAATAAAATTAACTTCTTCTGTAGTATTATTTGAATAAATTGTTTTTAGCAATTTATCAATTTTTATTCTATCTATTTTTTTCTCTGAATCAATTTGCTTCACTTTGAAAAAATCAACGAAGTATTAATACTATTCTGCACATCAATTAGAAAATGGACTTTCAACAAGGGTTAATCACAACAATACATGAATATGGAGTCACAAGAAATTTACTTAAAGAATTAAACAAAAGTCTTAAAAAAAGATCAACTAGTATTTTAATACCTTGCTTATATGAAGAGTTTGAGCGTCCAGCATTAAAAGACATAAGAGAAGTTTTAAAAGACCTTACAGGCTTAAATGAATTAGTTATTGCTCTCTCTGCAAAAACTGTTGAGCAAGTTAACGCAGCAAAATCATTTTTTGACTCAATGCCATTTCCAGTCCATGTTCAATGGACTAATTCTCCCTCTGTAATAGAACTATTAAAAAGTCAAGAAAAAAATGGGTTAGAACTTTTAGGAACTCCAGGTAAAGGATGGGCTGTCTGGCAAGGTATAGGAGTTGCGACAAGAAAATCAGAAGTTGTTGCTCTTTTTGATGCTGACATAAGAACTTTTAGTTCTTTGTATCCATCAAGAATGATACTTCCACTTCTGGATGAATCATATGGAATATCATATGTAAAAGCTTTTTACAGCAGGTTATCGTTAGAGACCAATCAATTACAAGGTAGAGCAACAAGATTATTTGTGGGTCCCTTATTGGCAAGTCTTGAGCAATTAGTAGGGAAGGGTCCCTTTTTACAATATCTTCAATCATTTAGATATCCATTAGCAGGTGAGTTTGCTTTCACTAAAGACCTTGCTATGAATTTACGAATTCCTTGTGACTGGGGTTTAGAAATAGGTTTATTATCAGAGGTTTATAGAAACGTAAGAACTTCAAAAATAGCCCAAGTTGACCTAGGTTTGTTTGATCATAAACATAAGAATATTGGCGGTTCTTCTAAAGAAGGATTACAAAAAATGTGTAAAGAAATACTTTCAAGTGTTTTAAGAGGTCTCATGGAGCATCAAGCAGAGACTTTAACGAGTACTCAACTAGCAACATTAGAAGTTCTTTACAAAAGAGTTGGAGAAGATCGGGTAAAACAATTTGGACTAGATTCAGCAGTTAATCAACTTCCATACGATAGGCATGAAGAAGAGCTATCAGTACAAAAATTTGCGAAGCTATTGAGACCGGCTACAGAAGATTACTTAGCTTGCCCTACGACACAGCAGTTACCAAGTTGGTCAAGAGTTCTATCTTGTGAGGACAAACTGCAAGAAGATTTGGCAATTGCTGGGTCAAAAGATATAAAAACAACTAAAAAAGAATTAATTAAAAACTTCTAAAGTAAAAAATACCTTTGAGCCATTGGGACTTCATCAAGAGGTTCACAAGTAAGAAGTTCTCCGTCAGAAAAAACTTCATAAGTTTGAGGATGAACTGAAATATTTGGAAGCTTACTATTAAGTTTTAAAAGTGATTTATTGATATTTCTGGTATTTTCTACAGCAATACATTTCTTTTGTAAGCCTAATTTATTTGGAATATTTTGATCAATTGAATTTTTACTTAAAAAGGTAAAAGAACTCTTAATTAGAGATTGGCCGAAACTTGCAAACATAGGTCTACCATGTACAGGACCTGGAGTAGGTATTGAAGCATTTGCATCACCCATTTGTGACCAAACGATAGATCCTCCTTTAACAACTAATTCAGGCTTTACCGCAAAAAAGGAAGGTTTCCACAATGCCAGATCAGCAATTTTACCCTTTTCTATAGACCCAACATGTTTATCAATACCATGAGCTATTGCAGGATTAATTGTGACTTTAGAAATATATCTCTTTACTCTGTAATTATCGTTTCTATCAGAATCCTGCGAAAGCGGTCCCCTTTGGACTTTCATTTTATGGGCGGTTTGAAAAGTTCTTGTAATTACTTCACCAACTCTTCCCATAGCTTGAGAATCACTAGCAATAATTGAAAAGGCACCTATATCATGCAAGATATCCTCAGCTGCAATAGTCTCTCTTCTGATCCTTGATTCGGCAAATGCAATATCTTCTGGGATTTTAGAATCTAAATGATGACAAACCATTAACATGTCAAGATGTTCTTCTAATGTGTTCCTTGTATAAGGTCTTGTTGGATTAGTGCTACTTGGAAGAACATTTTTTTCTCCACAAATTTTTATGATGTCTGGCGCATGACCTCCACCTGCTCCTTCGGTATGAAAAGTATGAATAGTTCTTCCTGCAATAGCATTGATAGTATCTTCAACAAAGCCTGCCTCATTCAAAGTATCAGTATGAATACATACTTGTACGTCAAACTTATCTGCAACATTAAGACAAGAATTTATTGTGGAGGGAGTCGTTCCCCAATCCTCATGAAGCTTCAATCCACATGCACCCGCTTCAACCTGATCAATAAGATTGCTCTCGTTTGTTGAGTTTCCTTTTCCAAAAAACCCTAAATTCATGGGAAATGCTTCTGCAGATTGAAGCATTCTTGAAATATGAAAAGAACCAGGAGTACAAGTAGTGGCATTTGTGCCAGTTGCAGGTCCAGTTCCTCCTCCTAACATGGTTGTAATTCCGGAGGCTAATGCTGTCTCAATTTGTTGGGGACAGATAAAATGAATGTGGGTATCTATTGAACCTGCAGTGAGAATATGACCTTCTCCAGCTATTACTTCTGTTGATGCACCAATAACAATATCGACATTATCCTGGATATCAGGATTGCCAGCCTTACCAATTTCAAAAATCATTCCATCTTTTATACCCACATCAGCCTTAATTATTCCCCACCAATCTACGATCAAAGCATTAGTTATTACGGTATCTACAGCTCCATCAGATCTTCTTACTTGAGACTGTCCCATTCCATCTCTAATAACTTTACCTCCACCGAATTTAACTTCATCTCCGTATGTAGTTAAATCCTTTTCTACTTCTATAAAAAGTTCGGTATCAGCAAGTCTTACTCTATCTCCGGTAGTGGGTCCGTAAGTTTGCGCATAAGTATTTCTGTCAATTTTGTAGGACATAATTTTAAGTATCTAAAGAACCGTTAACCAATGAATTGAAACCATGTGCAATTCTGTACCCTGAATAAGATACTAATTTGACATCAGTTGTATCTCCAGGTTCAAATCTAATTGCTGTTCCTGCAGGAATGTCAAGACGCATACCAAGTGTTAATTCTCGATCAAAAATTAAAGCCTTGTTAGCTTCAAAAAAATGATAATGAGATCCAACTTGTACAGGTCTATCTCCAGAATTAGAAACTTTTACTGTTTTAACTTCCTTACCAAGATTTAATTCGATTTCACCTTGTTCAGGAATTATTTCGCCAGGAATTAAATTACTCATAACTAGTTAATCGGATTGTGGATAGTAACTAACTTTGTCCCATCTGGGAAAACTGCTTCTATTTGGACTTCATCAACCATTTCAGGAATCCCCTCCATAACTTGTGATTTTGAAAGCCAAGTAGTTCCCTCTGACATTAATTGACTTACACTTTTTCCATCTCGAGCTCCTTCAAGAACTTGAAAACTCAAAAAAGCAATTGCTTCAGGATAATTAAGCTTAAGACCTCGACTAAGTCTTCTTTCAGCTAAGAGAGCAGCAGAAAAAATCAATAATTTATCCTTTTCTTGAGGTGAAAGATGCATAATAAAAAATTAATCTATAAATTCTTAAAAAAGGTTCTTTCTGAACATAATTAATAATTCATAGAATCTTGTAAAGGCCATACACCTTGATATTTTGGCTCACAAAATCCACTAACAGACCTAATTTGTTTCCAAATACAAAAAAAACATTTCCTAGCTTCTTGAGAAGAACTCCCCAGGAATCTTACAGAGATTCCATTTTCAAGGATTCCAATAGATAAATTATTATTAGTTTCATTGAAAATCTTTTTTATATTTCCCACAAGTTTATTTATTTTTGACGTAGAAAAATCTTTTTCGCAAATCCAAATTAAAGAACCAAAAACAGGCATGTAATCCATACCTGACTTGGCCGCATAACTTGCCTTAGATAATTCAATTTGATCAACATATTCCCAATCATCATATAAATCATTATTTCTCATAATTTCTAATTTAGACCTAAAAACTCCACTCTCAATAGATTCTCTAGAAGAAGATCTTCCAAGTCTTATCAAATCAGTAAATAAAAAACTTGAAGTTTCTGAAATAGATACTTTAAACTTTTGCTCATATAAACCATTTGCAAAGATAATTGTTTCTTGAGGGAGATATTCCAAATGAGAATTATCAAGAATATTTATGAGATTTTTTTGCTTTGAAAAAGTTCCTTTAGGATTGATTTTAGATATCCCAACTGATCCATATACTTTCTGAGCTGAAGAAGTAGTCAACAATACCTTGGAGTTTTTTTCAAGATTTACCTCAAACTCAAGTAAATCGCCGCCAACCAATCCCCCTGCAGTATGCAGAACAGGTAAAATGCACCTGCCCTCCTTATCATGAGTAGACTTTAATAACTTGTAAGGAGAAGTTGATTTAGATTTAAAGATTGTTTTATCAACATTTCCTAAACTTGCTTTATTATTGAAAAAATTTAAGAAACAATTACCTTCCCAAGAAGTTTTAATCATAAATTGTTTTCTTTAATTACTAAATTAAAGTAACCAAAAATTTTGATTATGAGAATGAATAAACAAATTGTTGTAACTGATTGGATTAAGGAAAAACCAAAATTAGGTTCATTTTTAAAACTTACCCTAAGTTCAGATGAAAGAAGAATCTTACGAGGAAAAAGATTAACTGATTGTGATCAAGAAATAATTTTACAATTACCTAGAGATGGCAAATTAAATGATGGAGATATTCTTTCAACTAATGAGTCCAATTTTTATGTAGAGATAATTGCCAAAACAGAAAATTTAATTGAAATAAGTTCAAATTCTAAAATTGAACTTATTAAAACTGCTTATCATCTTGGTAATAGGCACGTAGAAGTAGAAATCGAAGAAAGCATTCTTCTAACAAAAAGTGACTATGTTATTAAAAATATGCTTCTTAATTTTAAAGTTGATTTAAAAAATACGAAAAAAAAGTTTTTTCCGGAAAGAGGTGCCCATAGTCATGAGTAAAAGTCACTTATTAAAATATTTATTAATAAGTCCTAACTTACCAGTTGGAGGATTTTGTTATTCGGAGGGAATGGAGAGTTTTCTTCATAATAAAAATTTAACAGATTCAAATTCGGTAAAAGAATTA encodes:
- a CDS encoding kinase; the protein is MKDLDINFPLDNFEKLIIDIGWESLDEWFDFWNNQKNILSIDQYWKNKVNDDWIWGLALPLLSQAYKFHHNFSDRKIIGISALPGTGKTTLGKWLEAISSKLNFKIAVISIDDFYLPSDEMKLAINNNPWNVSRGFPGSHSVKLMYEKLLNWKLNGELNVPVFDKSLRNGLGDRSHWRLDNPDLLVIEGWFLGIEPLSIDINQQNMNLPELSPSESSYRLKIQSNLNKYIDVWSLIDNIWQFKPLKFEYMNIWKINQEKEMFLKKGNALQDEKLSNFLRMLNVSIPKKSFDILNSYALLLIDQERNLVEAGLNLRNF
- a CDS encoding DUF3288 family protein translates to MSKEQTHPLHATDKIIIDSLISKKDPENLDFINLARLINRYTNFPGEVEIKEDIEKILKFWKINKNQLFSKTKSIWSKNFRPSNTTKDLVGSGFDTSN
- a CDS encoding DUF1830 domain-containing protein; translation: MVEFSYKNEGNRMVVLRCIGPSNFFLERVLFPTDILTFMAPNNSRVEIWGNELYGPKLEERIRVSSGNEDSTLVA
- a CDS encoding undecaprenyl-diphosphate phosphatase, with amino-acid sequence MEYLKFILYGLIQGLTEFIPVSSTAHLKVISLFLRIEDPGPSLSAIIQFGSVLALFWYFKNDIFSLRRKYSKISFEYLVRKNLFKSILIGTIPIMMLGGTIKVFFPYFFDNFFYSNLSIALVSFLMAIFMYIADISKKGSINLKNHGYSDSFLVGLSQAFAIFPGVSRSGITISTALVSGWERGDAAKYSFLLGIPAISFAAIVEFFSSFNELNSLSFYPLIVGLITTFVSSLFAINFLLRYFSSNGLKLFIVYRIVFGVVILLNL
- a CDS encoding ABC transporter ATP-binding protein → MKNLKFKVISKYLRPYKKEFLYGALALLVVNVLSVVIPLEVKNIIDQLQTGFSSNFVISKSLWLVLLATCMGLIRLFSRQIVFGIGRKVEVNLRQKLFDHLLIQDPEWIQKKGSGDIISRATSDVENIRRLLGFTVLSLCNIVLAYSFTIPSMFSINKKLTISALLIFPLILGIVSLFGGKMVNQRKAQQESLSKLSDLIQEDLSGISAIKIYAQEIAEKKEFDRYNDAYQNSAIKLARTASTLFPLLQGISSISLLILLGLGTYQLNGGFITIGGLVALILYVERLVFPTALLGFTLNTFQLGQVSLDRVEEIFQNNPSIVDGAKTKFLKRKIKGILEAKELTIKYPGATFNSLNGLNFKIYPGELVAIVGPVGCGKTTLAKSLGRTIDIPNGQLYLDKIDVKNIKLSDLRKNIAIVPQEAFLFTTSISENLRFGEPKATLGLVKKSAMKAGLIDDINSFPQKFKTIVGERGITLSGGQRQRTALGRALLVNSPIVVLDDALASVDNKTAAIIIEEMRQTSNKTILMISHQLSVAATCDRILVMDKGEIVQEGHHKDLVKSKGLYKKLWERELATNIVES
- the msrA gene encoding peptide-methionine (S)-S-oxide reductase MsrA; translation: MFEFLKIIMNNEEPTLNNDVSSVHRILKTDFKSHPNPQEDEIIFGCGCFWGAEKCFWKLPGVITTSVGYAGGDKSNPTYYEICTGLTGHSEVVRVIWDKSKIDISDLLKMFWECHDPTQKNRQGNDIGTQYRSSIYYKNENNKKIILASKEQYQKELNKNNFGLIETEIKKIDTYYYAEQYHQQYLASEGSRQYCSAAPTKVKLGYFLGSNYKLKDDIWENFNWEVDHCVLRSNNNPIKNNK
- the yedP gene encoding mannosyl-3-phosphoglycerate phosphatase-related protein YedP; translated protein: MIENSSIWVVSDVDGTLMDHSYDLSPAKETIKKLQKLSIPVILCTSKTASEVKVIRKELNLTDPYIVENGAAIYGESLKRLNGEIILGIKYESLEEILNFISNEIDYILTPLNNLTDQEATQLTGLEGNSLNLMRDRHWSMPFLNPPSYLEEKINICCKKFNVDIFKGNRMSHLLSTKSNKGKAINALKEYANVQNIEIIGLGDSPNDLPLLLNSDIKIVIPGIDGPNLNLLDQLKDLEFTLASEPNGYGWKNEINKLIKKRKLF